A window of Psychroflexus sp. ALD_RP9 contains these coding sequences:
- a CDS encoding thiamine pyrophosphate-dependent enzyme has translation MNFQLDLLSPEKAIELYKAMLKPRLIETKMLTLLRQGKISKWFSGIGQEAIAVGVTQVLNQDEYILPMHRNLGVFTERKIPLYRLFEQWQGKANGFTKGRDRSFHFGTQEFKIIGMISHLGPQLGVADGIALAHKLREENKITAVFTGEGGTSEGDFHEALNVASVWSLPVLFCVENNGYGLSTPTEEQFKCEHIADRGQAYGMEAYIIDGNNIVEVYTKLNEIATSMRENQRPVLIEFKTFRRRGHEEASGTKYVPDDLMAYWKSKDPIDNYEKALVNANLLTPKQKQEFATEIIKEITEHLDIAFKAPAISSSVKNELADVYKSFTLEPTAKSEATTHIRFVDAIRNSLQQSMQKYDNLVIMGQDVAEYGGVFKITEGFVEQFGKERVRNTPICESAIVSAAMGLSINGMKAVVEMQFADFVSSGFNPIVNYLAKVHYRWNQHADVVVRMPCGAGVGAGPFHSQTNEAWFTKTPGLKVVYPAFPEDAKALLAASIEDPNPVLFFEHKALYRSVRGDVSENYTTLPLGKANCLKEGHQLSIITFGAAVHWVLESLEELDHIEADVIDLRALAPLDEEAIINSVKKTGKLLIVQEDTSFGGVASDISALIADQCFEYLDGPIKIVSSLPTPVPFAQALETQFLGKSRLNNSIEDLVNY, from the coding sequence ATGAATTTTCAACTTGATTTATTGTCGCCAGAAAAAGCGATAGAGTTATATAAAGCAATGCTTAAGCCACGTTTAATCGAAACAAAAATGCTCACGCTTTTGCGTCAAGGCAAAATTTCAAAATGGTTTAGTGGTATTGGTCAAGAAGCTATTGCTGTTGGTGTAACACAGGTTTTAAACCAAGACGAATATATACTACCAATGCACCGAAATTTAGGCGTTTTTACCGAACGTAAAATACCGCTTTATCGCTTATTTGAACAATGGCAAGGTAAGGCAAACGGTTTTACTAAAGGTAGAGATCGCAGTTTTCATTTTGGAACACAAGAGTTTAAAATAATTGGCATGATTTCGCATTTAGGTCCACAATTAGGTGTTGCAGATGGTATCGCTTTAGCTCATAAATTACGCGAAGAAAACAAAATTACAGCTGTATTTACTGGTGAAGGTGGCACAAGCGAAGGCGATTTTCACGAAGCTCTAAATGTAGCTTCAGTATGGTCGTTGCCTGTTTTGTTTTGTGTTGAGAATAATGGTTATGGCTTATCAACACCTACTGAAGAGCAGTTTAAATGCGAACATATTGCCGACAGAGGTCAAGCTTATGGCATGGAGGCTTATATTATTGATGGCAATAATATTGTTGAAGTTTACACTAAGCTTAATGAAATTGCAACTTCAATGCGCGAAAATCAGCGTCCGGTTTTAATCGAATTTAAAACTTTTAGACGTCGTGGTCATGAAGAAGCAAGTGGAACTAAATATGTTCCAGACGATTTAATGGCTTATTGGAAATCTAAAGATCCGATAGATAATTACGAAAAAGCTTTAGTCAATGCGAATTTGTTAACGCCAAAGCAAAAGCAAGAATTTGCGACTGAAATTATTAAAGAAATTACAGAACACTTAGATATCGCTTTTAAGGCACCGGCCATTAGTTCTTCTGTTAAAAACGAATTAGCTGATGTTTATAAATCTTTTACGTTAGAGCCTACAGCTAAATCTGAAGCCACCACGCATATTAGATTTGTAGATGCAATTAGAAACTCACTTCAGCAAAGCATGCAAAAATATGACAATCTAGTAATTATGGGGCAAGACGTCGCTGAGTATGGTGGCGTTTTTAAAATTACCGAGGGCTTTGTAGAACAATTTGGCAAAGAACGTGTTAGAAATACACCTATTTGCGAATCTGCTATCGTTTCAGCAGCAATGGGATTGTCAATTAACGGTATGAAAGCTGTTGTTGAAATGCAGTTTGCTGATTTTGTTAGCTCTGGTTTTAATCCGATTGTAAATTATCTAGCAAAAGTGCATTATCGATGGAATCAACATGCCGATGTTGTTGTAAGAATGCCATGCGGAGCTGGTGTCGGCGCGGGACCATTTCACAGTCAAACCAATGAAGCATGGTTTACTAAAACACCAGGATTAAAAGTTGTTTATCCAGCTTTTCCTGAAGATGCTAAAGCTTTATTAGCAGCTTCGATAGAAGACCCAAATCCTGTTTTGTTTTTTGAACATAAAGCCTTGTATAGAAGCGTGAGAGGTGATGTTTCTGAAAATTATACGACTTTACCATTAGGCAAGGCTAATTGCTTAAAAGAAGGCCATCAACTTAGTATTATTACATTTGGAGCTGCCGTGCATTGGGTTTTAGAAAGTCTTGAAGAACTTGACCACATTGAAGCTGATGTGATTGATTTAAGGGCTTTAGCACCACTTGACGAAGAAGCTATTATTAATTCTGTTAAAAAAACAGGAAAATTACTAATTGTGCAAGAAGACACAAGTTTTGGTGGTGTTGCTTCAGATATTTCTGCATTAATTGCAGACCAATGTTTTGAATATCTTGACGGGCCAATAAAAATTGTATCAAGTTTACCAACACCAGTACCTTTTGCACAGGCTCTAGAAACTCAATTTCTAGGAAAGTCAAGGCTTAACAATAGTATAGAAGACTTAGTAAATTATTAA
- a CDS encoding isopenicillin N synthase family dioxygenase — MTNIPSVDLADFLSDDPKRKQKFVNEIGTAYEEIGFVALKNHFLDEKLVSSLYSEVKAFFDLPEDTKKKYEREDIGGQRGYVSFGKEHAKGQKKGDLKEFWHFGQEPDEDAQLTEEYPKNIKVDELDNFNEVGMKAYKMLEKTGIYVLRALALHIGIKENYFDYWASNGNSILRPIHYPPITEEPQGAVRAGAHGDINLITLLMGASTGGLQVQRKDGEWIDAIPNEDELVINVGDMLERHTNNKLRSTIHRVVNPPKDQWDQPRYSIPFFMHPRSEMKLDCLEECISEENPKQYEDITAGEFLHQRLVEIGLIKPEK; from the coding sequence ATGACTAACATACCAAGCGTTGATTTAGCAGATTTTTTATCTGATGATCCAAAACGCAAGCAAAAATTTGTGAATGAAATTGGAACTGCTTACGAAGAGATCGGTTTTGTAGCACTTAAAAACCATTTCTTAGACGAGAAATTAGTCAGCAGTTTATATAGCGAAGTCAAAGCTTTTTTTGACTTACCAGAAGATACAAAGAAAAAATATGAACGTGAAGACATTGGCGGTCAGCGTGGTTATGTTTCATTTGGGAAAGAACACGCTAAAGGCCAAAAGAAAGGAGATTTAAAAGAGTTTTGGCATTTTGGCCAAGAACCTGATGAAGATGCTCAACTTACTGAAGAGTATCCAAAAAATATTAAAGTTGATGAGTTAGACAACTTCAATGAGGTTGGAATGAAAGCTTATAAAATGCTTGAAAAAACAGGCATTTATGTTTTAAGAGCTTTAGCACTTCACATCGGCATTAAAGAAAACTACTTTGATTATTGGGCAAGTAACGGAAATTCTATTCTTCGACCAATTCATTATCCACCAATTACCGAAGAGCCTCAAGGCGCAGTAAGAGCTGGTGCTCATGGAGATATTAATTTAATCACGCTATTAATGGGCGCATCAACTGGTGGCTTGCAAGTACAGCGCAAAGATGGTGAATGGATTGATGCTATCCCAAATGAAGATGAACTTGTAATAAATGTTGGCGATATGTTAGAGCGTCATACCAACAATAAATTACGCTCAACAATTCATCGCGTCGTCAACCCACCTAAAGATCAATGGGATCAGCCACGCTATTCTATTCCGTTTTTTATGCACCCAAGAAGCGAAATGAAACTAGATTGTCTTGAAGAATGTATCTCTGAAGAAAATCCAAAACAATATGAAGATATTACAGCTGGCGAATTTTTACACCAACGCTTAGTTGAAATTGGACTGATTAAACCAGAGAAATAA
- a CDS encoding translation initiation factor, with amino-acid sequence MDLQDQLKELFPDHEPNHQDEVNDENKLTELDIWLQDKPLHCKFEKRKGKVNTIIEGYNGAKKDFKNLTKLLQKECGVGGSFKNEMIIIQGDFRDKIMQVLNEIGFKTKRVGG; translated from the coding sequence ATGGATTTACAAGACCAGTTGAAGGAATTGTTCCCTGACCATGAACCCAATCACCAAGATGAAGTCAATGATGAAAACAAATTGACTGAACTTGATATATGGCTGCAAGACAAACCATTACATTGTAAATTCGAAAAACGAAAAGGTAAAGTTAATACCATTATCGAAGGTTATAACGGTGCTAAAAAAGACTTCAAAAACTTAACAAAGTTACTTCAAAAAGAATGTGGTGTTGGTGGAAGCTTTAAAAATGAAATGATTATAATTCAAGGTGATTTTAGAGACAAAATTATGCAAGTTCTCAATGAAATTGGCTTTAAAACAAAACGCGTAGGCGGATAA
- a CDS encoding alkylphosphonate utilization protein, with the protein MTVKDANGNTLEEGDAVTLLKDLKVKGTSTTLKRGTSFKNIQLTNNSSEIECRNKKIKNLVLKTQFVKKA; encoded by the coding sequence ATGACTGTAAAAGATGCTAATGGTAACACCTTAGAAGAAGGTGATGCTGTAACTTTGTTAAAAGATTTAAAAGTAAAGGGAACTTCGACAACTTTAAAAAGGGGTACAAGTTTCAAAAATATTCAGTTAACAAACAACTCATCTGAAATAGAATGCCGGAATAAAAAAATAAAAAATTTAGTCCTCAAAACCCAATTTGTAAAAAAAGCTTAA
- a CDS encoding nucleoside phosphorylase, producing the protein MAIKDSELILNPDGSIYHLNLKPENIADTIITVGDQDRVEKVTDFFDEVVFETQKREFKTQTGFYKSKKLTVISTGIGIDNIDIVINELDALANINLETREIKPNHHKLNFLRIGTSGGIQPEVGLDKFVMGKAGVGFDGLLHYYKNDAINLDATAKLNEHLKISLKKPTPYIVDCDLELASIFENNSQVISGYTGTNLGFYGPQGRKLRLELEDPDFIDQLASFKHGDYKITNLEMETSAIYSLAKMLGHGALSLNAIIANRANGEFSQDPKAAVKKLIKFTLDQLASH; encoded by the coding sequence ATGGCTATAAAAGATTCAGAATTAATTTTAAATCCTGATGGTAGCATATATCATCTTAATTTAAAACCAGAAAACATTGCCGATACAATAATTACTGTTGGCGACCAAGATCGTGTTGAAAAAGTAACAGACTTCTTTGACGAGGTTGTTTTTGAAACACAAAAAAGAGAATTCAAAACACAAACAGGTTTTTATAAAAGCAAAAAACTAACCGTAATCTCTACAGGGATTGGAATTGATAATATAGACATTGTTATCAACGAACTTGACGCCTTAGCAAATATCAATCTTGAAACACGCGAAATTAAACCTAACCATCACAAACTTAATTTTTTACGTATTGGAACATCAGGAGGCATTCAACCAGAAGTTGGCTTAGATAAATTTGTTATGGGCAAAGCTGGAGTTGGTTTTGACGGCTTACTACATTATTACAAAAATGATGCTATAAATTTAGATGCTACTGCAAAACTAAATGAGCACTTAAAAATATCATTAAAAAAACCAACGCCTTATATTGTTGATTGCGATTTAGAGCTAGCTTCTATCTTCGAAAATAACTCGCAAGTAATTAGTGGTTATACAGGAACAAACTTAGGTTTTTATGGACCTCAAGGTCGTAAATTAAGGTTAGAACTTGAAGATCCTGATTTTATAGATCAACTTGCAAGTTTTAAACACGGTGATTATAAAATCACAAATTTAGAAATGGAAACTAGCGCCATTTATAGCTTAGCAAAAATGCTTGGTCATGGTGCATTATCCTTAAACGCCATTATAGCAAATCGTGCAAATGGAGAATTTAGCCAGGATCCAAAAGCAGCCGTTAAAAAATTAATCAAATTCACTTTAGATCAATTAGCATCACATTAA
- a CDS encoding ABC transporter substrate-binding protein: protein MLKLKIGGVPEHFNYPWLHAINHNLFNHANYQLQFQFQKGGTGEMIEELGKENLDLAIMLTEGAIFKINKGTNFRILQKYVETPLLWGIHVAANSPYKQISDLESSTIAISRYGSGSHLMAVVNAKQNNWDISMLNYEVCDNLDNAVSSLENKTSDYLMWEHFTTKPLVDQGILRRLDDCPTPWPCFVIVCRESIYKTYQEEIKHLQNQLHQSIKTLRNDKFLAEKIALEFNQKISDVKKWIKITEWSDQQQLTKTEINQVQQQLKELNLLDSIVNYEKFILS from the coding sequence ATGCTAAAATTAAAAATTGGTGGCGTACCTGAACATTTTAACTATCCTTGGCTTCATGCGATTAACCATAATTTATTCAATCACGCCAATTATCAATTACAATTTCAATTTCAAAAAGGCGGTACAGGTGAAATGATTGAAGAGCTAGGGAAAGAAAATCTAGATCTAGCCATTATGTTAACTGAAGGTGCTATTTTTAAAATAAATAAAGGAACCAATTTTAGAATTCTTCAAAAATATGTAGAAACACCTCTACTTTGGGGAATTCATGTTGCTGCAAACTCCCCATATAAACAAATTTCTGATTTAGAATCTAGCACAATAGCTATCAGCAGGTATGGTTCTGGCTCACATTTAATGGCAGTTGTTAATGCCAAACAAAACAATTGGGATATTTCTATGCTTAATTATGAGGTTTGCGATAATTTAGATAATGCAGTTTCAAGTCTTGAAAATAAAACATCAGATTATTTGATGTGGGAACATTTTACTACAAAACCACTAGTTGATCAAGGTATTTTAAGACGGCTTGATGATTGTCCAACACCATGGCCTTGTTTTGTTATTGTTTGTCGTGAATCAATTTATAAAACCTACCAAGAAGAAATAAAACATTTACAAAATCAACTTCACCAAAGTATTAAAACACTAAGAAATGATAAGTTTTTAGCAGAAAAAATTGCTTTAGAGTTTAACCAAAAAATAAGTGATGTTAAAAAATGGATTAAAATAACTGAATGGAGTGATCAACAACAATTAACAAAAACTGAGATTAATCAAGTTCAACAACAACTTAAAGAACTCAACTTACTTGATTCTATTGTAAATTATGAAAAATTTATATTAAGTTAA
- the ung gene encoding uracil-DNA glycosylase: MDVAINSNWKSFLKDEFEKPYFKSLAKFVKSEYKNHTCFPKGRDIFNAFEWCDLEDTKVVILGQDPYHGKNQAHGLAFSVPEGIKIPPSLQNIFRELKTDLSDYEVPNHGNLNHWARQGVLLLNATLTVRENEARSHQNKGWEVFTDAIIKKLSNEKEQLVFLLWGGFAKRKSKLINADQHLILTCGHPSPLSANRGYWFGNRHFSTTNTYLRLHQKQPIKW; encoded by the coding sequence ATGGATGTTGCTATTAATTCAAATTGGAAATCTTTCTTAAAAGATGAGTTTGAAAAGCCTTATTTTAAAAGTTTAGCAAAATTTGTTAAAAGTGAATATAAAAATCATACTTGTTTTCCTAAAGGGCGAGATATTTTTAATGCATTTGAATGGTGTGATTTAGAAGATACAAAAGTTGTTATTTTGGGTCAAGATCCATACCATGGCAAAAATCAAGCACACGGCTTAGCATTTTCGGTTCCGGAAGGCATCAAGATTCCGCCTTCTTTGCAAAATATTTTTCGTGAATTAAAAACAGACTTAAGCGATTATGAAGTTCCTAATCACGGCAATCTCAATCATTGGGCAAGACAAGGTGTTTTACTTTTAAATGCAACACTAACTGTGCGTGAAAATGAAGCAAGAAGCCATCAAAACAAAGGTTGGGAAGTTTTTACAGATGCTATTATTAAAAAATTGTCTAATGAAAAAGAACAGCTTGTTTTTTTACTTTGGGGTGGTTTTGCTAAAAGAAAATCTAAACTAATAAATGCAGATCAACATTTGATTTTAACTTGTGGTCATCCATCACCTTTGAGTGCTAATCGTGGTTACTGGTTCGGTAACAGACATTTTTCGACTACAAATACTTATCTAAGGTTACATCAAAAACAACCAATTAAGTGGTAA
- a CDS encoding endonuclease MutS2, whose translation MTNIEEKALQDLEFNTVTQQLSEFCVTDIGKEKALKLKPYSKQQQILYQIDLTKEYKSSELEDHTIPNHGFDAISEDVKLLKIEGSKLELLGFRRLHSISVTTNIHLKFFRKYQPIYPKLYSKTQQVTYTEDAILAIEKVVNRFGEIKDTASNELASIRRGINILKGKVNSSFSKALSKYSSYGYLSDIKESIVDNVRVLAVPAMHKRKVKGSMLGSSKSGSLIYIQPEETHEAEQELSNLLYEEKEEVNKILRELTEFIRPFADLFLSYQSYLSDIDVISAKIKYAELYNGVMPKISTEKEIYLKEAYHPLLLINHNKINKKTYPQDISLNNKMQIIVISGPNAGGKSITLKTVGLLQLMLQSAMMLPVHEYSRISIFDKILTDIGDNQSIENHLSTYSYRLKNMRKFLKTCNAKTLFLIDEFGTGTDPELGGALAETFLEVFYEKGAYGIITTHYANLKMMANEENAIVNANMMFDSKSLEPIFKLKLGEAGSSFTFEVAQKNGIPYSLINRSKKKVERGKIRFDKSIAKLQQERSKLAKTTSKLETKASKADEEQKRLDEINTKIQQKLESYQELYDSNQHMIRLGEKLNTLGLKYFNNKNKRQLYSGILSIVEKENAKRIKQSKKEEKRKQQKEKQVKTEVEKKINKIRDKKKQLKKAESKAENKPKPKPKLHLGDSVRMEDGRAVGTIDKIEKNKAVVNYGAFTTSVSIDQLELVKRK comes from the coding sequence ATGACAAATATTGAAGAAAAAGCCTTACAAGATTTAGAATTTAACACGGTAACACAGCAGCTTTCAGAGTTTTGTGTTACAGATATAGGAAAAGAGAAAGCCTTGAAACTTAAACCCTATTCTAAACAACAACAAATCTTGTATCAAATAGATCTTACAAAAGAGTACAAATCATCAGAGCTTGAAGATCACACAATACCAAATCATGGCTTTGATGCCATTTCAGAAGATGTAAAACTTCTAAAAATTGAAGGTTCAAAATTAGAGTTATTAGGTTTTAGGCGTTTACATTCAATTTCGGTAACTACAAATATTCATCTTAAATTCTTCCGAAAATATCAACCTATATATCCCAAATTATATTCTAAAACACAGCAAGTTACCTACACTGAAGATGCAATTTTGGCCATTGAAAAAGTTGTAAATCGATTTGGCGAAATAAAAGACACCGCTTCTAACGAATTAGCATCGATAAGACGTGGTATTAATATTTTAAAAGGTAAGGTCAACTCGAGTTTCAGTAAAGCCTTGTCAAAATATAGTAGTTATGGTTACTTAAGCGATATAAAAGAGTCTATTGTAGATAATGTTCGTGTTTTAGCAGTGCCAGCAATGCATAAACGCAAAGTTAAAGGTAGTATGTTAGGTAGCTCTAAGTCTGGTAGTCTTATTTACATACAGCCCGAAGAAACCCATGAAGCTGAGCAAGAACTTAGTAATTTGCTATATGAAGAAAAGGAAGAAGTCAATAAGATTTTACGAGAACTTACCGAATTCATTAGACCATTTGCAGATTTGTTTTTAAGTTATCAATCTTATTTAAGTGATATCGATGTTATTTCTGCAAAAATTAAGTATGCTGAATTATACAATGGAGTTATGCCTAAGATTTCAACTGAAAAAGAAATCTACTTAAAAGAAGCATATCATCCATTATTATTGATCAACCACAATAAAATTAATAAAAAAACCTACCCGCAAGACATCAGTTTAAACAATAAAATGCAAATTATTGTTATTTCAGGTCCAAACGCTGGTGGTAAAAGTATAACATTAAAAACGGTTGGTTTATTACAATTAATGCTTCAAAGCGCCATGATGTTACCTGTGCACGAATATTCACGCATCAGTATTTTTGACAAGATTTTAACCGATATTGGTGATAACCAAAGCATAGAAAACCATTTAAGTACTTACAGTTACAGACTTAAAAACATGCGTAAATTTCTAAAAACTTGCAATGCAAAAACCTTATTCCTAATCGATGAATTTGGTACTGGAACTGATCCTGAATTAGGCGGTGCACTTGCTGAAACATTTTTAGAAGTATTCTACGAAAAAGGCGCTTACGGTATTATAACAACACATTACGCCAATTTAAAAATGATGGCTAATGAAGAAAATGCTATCGTTAATGCTAATATGATGTTTGATAGCAAAAGCTTAGAGCCAATTTTTAAGCTGAAATTAGGTGAAGCTGGAAGCTCATTTACCTTTGAAGTTGCTCAGAAAAACGGCATTCCATATAGTTTAATTAATCGCTCCAAAAAGAAGGTAGAGCGTGGCAAAATAAGGTTCGATAAAAGTATTGCTAAACTTCAACAAGAACGCTCTAAATTAGCAAAAACCACATCTAAATTAGAGACTAAAGCTTCAAAAGCCGATGAAGAACAAAAACGTCTTGATGAAATAAACACTAAAATTCAGCAGAAACTAGAAAGCTATCAAGAACTGTATGATAGTAATCAGCATATGATTCGATTAGGAGAAAAATTAAATACCTTAGGTTTAAAATATTTCAATAACAAAAATAAACGCCAATTGTATTCTGGAATCTTGAGCATTGTAGAAAAAGAAAATGCCAAGAGAATTAAACAGTCAAAAAAAGAAGAAAAAAGAAAACAACAAAAAGAGAAGCAAGTTAAAACTGAAGTCGAGAAGAAAATTAACAAAATTCGCGATAAAAAGAAACAACTTAAAAAAGCTGAGTCTAAAGCTGAAAATAAACCAAAACCTAAACCTAAATTGCACCTTGGAGATAGCGTAAGAATGGAAGATGGCAGAGCTGTTGGTACTATTGATAAAATTGAAAAAAACAAAGCGGTAGTAAATTATGGTGCATTTACCACAAGTGTTTCTATAGATCAACTAGAATTGGTTAAACGAAAGTAA
- a CDS encoding thiol-disulfide oxidoreductase DCC family protein, with the protein MKIPEDKYIILFDGVCNLCNSAVQTIIKYDKNNKFVFASLQSKIGKHLLSERGINPEIIDSIVMIIPNEAYFIKSDAALEIAKKLSGIFQFFGVFKLLPKLLRDQIYDIVAKNRYKLFGQKEQCMIPEKPVSHKFL; encoded by the coding sequence ATGAAAATCCCTGAAGATAAATACATCATATTATTTGACGGTGTCTGTAATTTGTGTAATTCAGCTGTACAAACCATTATTAAATATGATAAAAATAACAAATTTGTATTTGCGAGTTTACAAAGTAAAATAGGCAAACATTTATTAAGCGAACGTGGTATCAATCCAGAAATTATAGATTCAATTGTAATGATTATACCCAATGAAGCGTACTTTATTAAATCTGATGCTGCATTAGAAATCGCTAAAAAGTTATCAGGCATTTTTCAATTTTTTGGGGTGTTTAAACTTCTTCCAAAACTTCTAAGAGACCAAATTTATGACATAGTGGCTAAAAACCGTTACAAATTATTTGGTCAAAAAGAGCAATGCATGATTCCTGAAAAACCAGTGAGTCACAAGTTTTTGTAA